From Leptospira kirschneri serovar Cynopteri str. 3522 CT, one genomic window encodes:
- a CDS encoding cell division protein ZapA, with protein sequence MDLRRVKVRILGEEYTILSEAEEDYIYSLSEEVDRKLRELGAGMPGASKQKLAILAALNFADELHQAKEIGDEPASVSTKIGEIEIEEKTRKLIMMLEEGIIGDL encoded by the coding sequence ATGGATCTCCGTAGGGTAAAAGTCAGAATCCTAGGAGAGGAATATACGATCCTCAGCGAAGCCGAAGAAGATTATATTTATTCTCTATCGGAAGAGGTAGACCGTAAACTCAGAGAATTAGGTGCGGGAATGCCTGGAGCTTCTAAACAGAAACTTGCTATTTTAGCTGCACTCAATTTTGCAGATGAATTGCACCAAGCAAAAGAAATTGGAGATGAACCTGCTTCTGTTTCTACTAAAATCGGAGAGATAGAAATAGAAGAAAAAACCCGTAAACTCATTATGATGTTAGAAGAAGGAATCATTGGAGATCTTTGA
- a CDS encoding 5-formyltetrahydrofolate cyclo-ligase, whose translation MKLQSRNALRTLLTLLEEREKKDLAILGFLKEITFDARKIIAYSPDKWEVKVAPEVLGWNHSGKEIYFPKIQDEKLEFILPEAWESGPFGILEPKGTKILNFQDAEWIVVPALGYDQFGYRLGRGGGFYDRTLSEMDSTKLIGLTYEELFPASFAKEDHDIKVGTVVTEKKIYQIV comes from the coding sequence TTGAAACTTCAGTCTAGAAACGCACTTCGAACTTTACTGACCCTATTAGAAGAAAGGGAAAAAAAAGACCTCGCCATTCTCGGATTTTTAAAAGAAATTACATTCGATGCTCGAAAGATCATAGCTTACTCTCCTGATAAATGGGAAGTAAAGGTGGCCCCAGAAGTTTTAGGTTGGAATCATTCTGGGAAGGAAATTTATTTCCCAAAGATCCAAGATGAAAAATTGGAGTTTATTCTTCCTGAAGCCTGGGAAAGCGGTCCCTTTGGAATTTTAGAACCTAAAGGAACCAAAATTCTGAATTTTCAAGACGCAGAATGGATCGTAGTACCTGCCTTAGGTTATGATCAGTTTGGTTATCGTTTAGGACGTGGTGGAGGTTTTTATGATAGAACCCTTTCCGAAATGGATTCTACAAAATTGATCGGACTTACTTATGAAGAACTTTTTCCGGCAAGTTTTGCAAAGGAAGATCATGACATAAAAGTTGGTACGGTAGTTACAGAGAAAAAAATTTATCAAATCGTCTGA
- a CDS encoding chemotaxis protein CheW, translating to MASFDNRQYLESLEADKTTESQKEYLTFNVEEEIFGIDILKIHEILKPVPITRIPNGDDYILGVINLRGEIIPILDLKQVFGIGYSDIMPSTRIIVVVHEDKRAGILVDTVRQVVKIQFDKVSKATDDLSLNYSSLIESVSQADETLILNLNLSVLINFEQEVI from the coding sequence ATGGCCTCATTCGATAATAGACAATACCTTGAATCCTTAGAAGCGGATAAAACTACAGAATCTCAAAAGGAATATCTGACTTTCAACGTAGAAGAGGAGATTTTTGGAATCGATATTCTGAAAATCCACGAAATTCTGAAACCGGTTCCGATCACTAGAATTCCAAACGGAGACGATTATATTTTAGGCGTGATTAATCTTAGGGGGGAGATCATTCCGATCTTAGATTTAAAGCAGGTTTTCGGAATCGGCTATAGCGACATTATGCCTTCTACTCGAATTATAGTAGTGGTTCACGAGGATAAACGCGCCGGGATTCTAGTCGATACGGTAAGACAAGTGGTAAAAATTCAATTCGACAAAGTTAGTAAAGCTACGGATGATCTTTCTCTCAATTATAGTTCTTTGATAGAATCTGTCAGCCAGGCGGACGAAACGTTGATACTCAATTTAAATTTATCCGTCCTGATCAACTTTGAACAGGAGGTTATCTAA